A part of Caldicellulosiruptor owensensis OL genomic DNA contains:
- a CDS encoding DUF6106 family protein gives MNDVFHEQLIVRKKTSGEKAKQVLIIIGGVLVGLITFFIPIINTLGPVLLVLAIWGAIYLSRNYNIEFEYAVTNHYLDIDKIIAQRKRSRVVSLDIRKIDYFISSKDSSMFNAQKNDKSIVQSFDCTSNSGDENVYAIVANVEGKKTRILFEPNEEIVQAINKFFQKKPYQIYR, from the coding sequence ATGAACGATGTTTTCCATGAACAGCTGATTGTCAGAAAAAAGACCTCTGGTGAAAAGGCAAAACAAGTACTGATTATTATCGGCGGGGTATTGGTTGGACTTATAACATTCTTTATACCAATCATAAACACCTTAGGTCCTGTTCTTTTAGTTTTGGCTATATGGGGTGCAATTTATCTTTCGAGAAACTATAACATTGAATTCGAATACGCAGTCACAAACCACTATCTTGACATAGACAAGATAATTGCTCAGAGAAAACGAAGCAGGGTGGTGTCTTTGGACATCCGAAAGATTGACTATTTTATTTCTTCGAAAGACTCAAGTATGTTCAACGCTCAAAAGAACGACAAGAGTATTGTCCAGTCATTTGACTGCACATCAAACAGTGGCGATGAGAATGTATATGCTATTGTTGCCAATGTAGAAGGCAAAAAAACAAGAATCTTGTTTGAGCCGAACGAAGAGATAGTTCAGGCAATAAACAAGTTCTTCCAGAAAAAGCCTTACCAAATTTATAGATAA
- the larB gene encoding nickel pincer cofactor biosynthesis protein LarB yields MDVRRILEDVKEGKISVDEALKAFAKMPFEDIDFAKIDHHRKLRQGMSEVIFCEGKTKEQVLKIFERMIEKGEVNIIGTRASREQYEYLREHLKDDVVYYETGRIICAKRVEIIKNPKGHVAVVSAGTADLKVAEEAAIVLEILGNNVKRMYDVGVAGIHRLFAHLDDIQSANAVVAVAGMEGALASVVAGLVSKPVIAVPTSVGYGANFKGLSALLTMLNSCANGVCVVNIDNGFGAAIVAHMINSLANQNL; encoded by the coding sequence ATGGATGTAAGAAGAATACTTGAGGATGTCAAAGAGGGCAAAATTTCAGTTGACGAAGCGCTGAAGGCTTTTGCCAAGATGCCGTTTGAAGACATTGACTTTGCAAAGATTGACCATCACCGCAAGCTCAGACAGGGTATGTCTGAGGTCATCTTTTGTGAAGGGAAGACAAAAGAGCAGGTTTTAAAGATTTTTGAGAGGATGATTGAAAAAGGAGAAGTAAACATTATTGGCACAAGGGCAAGCAGAGAGCAGTATGAATATTTGAGAGAACATCTAAAAGATGATGTGGTATATTATGAGACAGGTAGAATTATCTGTGCAAAGAGGGTTGAGATTATCAAGAATCCGAAAGGACACGTTGCTGTTGTGTCTGCTGGAACTGCCGATTTGAAAGTGGCGGAAGAAGCAGCTATAGTTTTGGAGATTTTAGGGAACAATGTAAAGAGAATGTACGATGTTGGTGTTGCAGGAATCCACAGGCTGTTTGCCCACCTTGATGATATTCAGTCAGCCAACGCAGTTGTTGCAGTTGCCGGCATGGAAGGTGCACTTGCGTCAGTTGTTGCTGGGCTTGTTTCAAAACCTGTTATTGCTGTTCCAACATCTGTTGGTTATGGCGCAAATTTTAAGGGGCTTTCAGCCCTTCTTACCATGCTAAACTCGTGTGCAAACGGTGTTTGTGTTGTCAACATTGACAATGGATTTGGTGCAGCCATTGTTGCTCATATGATAAATTCACTTGCAAATCAGAACTTGTAA
- a CDS encoding aldose epimerase family protein, with protein sequence MEFVEKYLENGLELVKIYSKTKSSYFTVAPERGAIVVLLNLSGKEILYLNEATLFDRTKNIRGGIPVLFPICGRVVDGKIFFKGQEFEMKNHGFARDSSFNIAGYIDMPDENGIALRLSSSEFTKRFYPYDFELLMQYLLSDEMFEVKMIVKNEDSSIMPFYAGFHPYFLCNKDEFTLKLECEKCFDDVEKRFINLQDFKEIDFSKPEVNLDFLDVGSSEVEITLDRDKKIVLLKDENFKNIVVWSLKDFDFVCVEPWMGEHEGYINNKFYYLEPGAIFEGWFAIKLASK encoded by the coding sequence TTGGAGTTTGTAGAAAAATATCTTGAAAATGGTTTGGAGCTTGTTAAGATATATTCAAAGACAAAAAGTTCATATTTTACAGTTGCACCCGAGCGGGGTGCAATTGTTGTTTTACTTAATCTTTCAGGCAAAGAGATTCTTTATTTGAATGAGGCGACCCTTTTTGACAGAACAAAAAACATAAGAGGCGGAATACCAGTTTTGTTCCCGATATGTGGCAGAGTTGTGGACGGCAAGATTTTTTTCAAAGGTCAAGAGTTTGAGATGAAAAATCACGGGTTTGCAAGAGACAGCAGTTTCAACATAGCAGGGTACATTGATATGCCAGATGAAAATGGTATAGCCTTGAGGCTTTCAAGCAGCGAGTTTACAAAAAGGTTTTATCCGTACGACTTTGAGCTGTTGATGCAATATCTACTGAGTGATGAAATGTTTGAAGTAAAGATGATTGTTAAGAATGAGGATAGTAGTATAATGCCTTTTTATGCAGGCTTTCATCCTTATTTTTTATGCAATAAAGATGAGTTTACTCTCAAGCTTGAATGTGAAAAGTGCTTTGACGATGTTGAAAAAAGGTTTATTAATCTTCAGGATTTTAAAGAGATTGATTTTTCAAAACCTGAGGTCAACCTTGACTTTTTGGATGTAGGAAGTAGCGAAGTTGAAATTACTCTTGACAGAGATAAAAAAATAGTGCTTTTGAAAGATGAGAATTTCAAAAACATAGTAGTTTGGTCTTTAAAAGATTTTGACTTTGTATGTGTTGAGCCTTGGATGGGCGAGCATGAAGGATATATCAATAACAAGTTTTATTACTTAGAGCCAGGAGCAATCTTTGAAGGATGGTTTGCAATTAAACTTGCAAGCAAGTAA
- the larE gene encoding ATP-dependent sacrificial sulfur transferase LarE produces the protein MVDKKIAYEKLERLKEIIKGYESVLVAFSGGVDSTFLLKVSFDVLGDKAIAVFSSSVLSPQREKEDAARLAKDIGAKLIVIERDVFSNEDFMKNDKFRCYYCKKDLIKRLKILKEELNLNEIVEGSNIDDLQDFRPGRKALEEEGIKSPLFEAGLTKEEIRYLSKEFGLSTYQKHSSACLVTRIPYGDEITLEKIQMIEKAEDFLVQKGFSQVRVRHHGAVARIEVAKEELSKFFDTKLLDEVSNALKALGFKYVTLDLSGYRTGSMN, from the coding sequence TTGGTCGATAAAAAAATTGCATATGAAAAACTTGAAAGGCTAAAAGAAATTATAAAGGGCTATGAAAGTGTGCTTGTTGCGTTTTCGGGGGGAGTTGATTCTACATTTTTGTTAAAGGTTTCGTTTGATGTTCTGGGCGACAAAGCCATCGCAGTATTTTCAAGTTCAGTTTTGAGCCCGCAAAGGGAAAAGGAAGATGCAGCAAGACTTGCAAAGGACATTGGTGCAAAGCTAATTGTTATAGAAAGAGACGTTTTTTCAAATGAGGATTTTATGAAAAATGACAAATTCAGGTGCTATTATTGCAAGAAAGATTTGATAAAGAGGTTAAAGATATTGAAAGAGGAGTTAAATCTAAACGAAATAGTTGAAGGTTCAAACATAGATGACCTTCAGGATTTCAGGCCTGGAAGAAAAGCACTTGAGGAAGAAGGTATCAAAAGCCCCCTGTTTGAAGCAGGACTAACAAAAGAGGAGATAAGGTATTTGTCGAAAGAGTTTGGGCTTTCCACATATCAAAAACATTCTTCTGCATGTTTGGTTACAAGAATTCCATATGGTGATGAAATTACATTGGAAAAAATTCAAATGATAGAAAAGGCGGAAGATTTTTTGGTTCAAAAAGGATTTTCACAGGTGAGAGTAAGACATCACGGAGCTGTTGCGCGAATTGAGGTTGCAAAAGAGGAACTTTCAAAATTTTTCGACACAAAGCTACTTGATGAAGTTTCAAACGCTTTGAAAGCCTTGGGATTTAAGTATGTGACGCTTGACCTTTCTGGCTACAGGACAGGAAGCATGAACTGA
- the lepB gene encoding signal peptidase I gives MMEQHQTLKLQNKVVKEAVEWILWIGGAVLIALILRTYVFSLVIVPTGSMLNTIQLNDRLFVYKLGYVLHIEDVKRGDIVVFKYPDDRKTLYVKRVIGLPGDTIEIKDGVLYINGRVYKENYLKEPMLGSFGPYKVPPGHYFMMGDNRNDSHDSRFWEHKYVSRDDIIGKVVFRVWPLSRAGVVK, from the coding sequence ATGATGGAACAGCATCAAACGCTGAAACTTCAAAACAAAGTGGTAAAAGAAGCAGTTGAGTGGATTTTATGGATTGGCGGTGCAGTGCTTATTGCTCTTATCCTGCGCACTTATGTCTTTTCACTTGTGATTGTCCCGACCGGCTCAATGCTCAATACAATTCAGCTAAACGATAGACTCTTTGTATATAAGCTTGGTTATGTTCTTCATATAGAAGATGTCAAAAGAGGAGACATTGTAGTTTTCAAGTATCCAGACGATAGAAAAACTTTATATGTCAAAAGAGTTATAGGACTTCCTGGCGACACAATCGAGATAAAAGATGGTGTTTTGTACATCAACGGTAGAGTCTATAAAGAAAATTATCTGAAAGAACCCATGTTAGGAAGTTTTGGACCTTACAAAGTTCCGCCTGGACACTATTTCATGATGGGTGATAACAGGAACGACTCTCACGACAGCCGGTTCTGGGAACACAAGTATGTTTCAAGAGATGATATTATAGGCAAGGTAGTTTTCAGGGTATGGCCGCTCAGCCGCGCAGGAGTAGTGAAATAG
- the guaB gene encoding IMP dehydrogenase — protein sequence MAFEDKIIKEALTFDDVLLVPQYSEVLPKDVDVSTYLTKTIKLNIPLMSAGMDTVTESRMAIAIAREGGIGVIHKNMTVEEQASEVDKVKRSEHGVIVDPFYLSPDNKIYEAMELMAKYRISGVPITVNGKLVGIITNRDIRFETDYSKPIKEIMTSSNLITAKEGITLEEAKEIMKKHKIEKLPIVDDDGNLKGLITIKDIEKAVKYPNAAKDSKGRLLCAAAVGVSKDTDERVDALVKAQVDVIVVDTAHGHSKGVIETVKRIKSRYPHIQVVAGNIATAEAARDLIEAGADCVKVGIGPGSICTTRVVAGIGVPQITAIMDVAKVAKEYGIPVIADGGIRYSGDITKALAAGADVVMIGSLFAGCEESPGECEIYQGRRFKVYRGMGSLSAMKAGSKDRYFQEDASKLVPEGVEGRVPYKGPLEDTVFQLIGGLKSGMGYCGARTIKELQQKAKFVKITQAGVRESHPHDIYITKEAPNYSVHVE from the coding sequence ATGGCATTTGAAGATAAAATAATCAAAGAGGCACTGACATTTGATGATGTTTTGCTTGTACCTCAATACAGCGAGGTTTTGCCAAAGGATGTGGATGTGTCAACTTATCTTACAAAGACGATAAAACTCAACATTCCTCTTATGTCAGCTGGTATGGACACTGTTACCGAGTCACGCATGGCAATTGCCATTGCCCGTGAGGGTGGAATTGGTGTTATCCACAAGAACATGACGGTGGAAGAGCAAGCAAGCGAGGTAGACAAGGTAAAAAGGTCTGAACATGGTGTAATAGTTGACCCGTTTTATTTGTCTCCCGACAACAAGATATATGAAGCGATGGAGCTCATGGCAAAGTATCGCATTTCAGGTGTTCCGATAACAGTAAATGGCAAGCTTGTTGGCATCATCACAAACAGGGATATTCGATTTGAGACAGACTATTCAAAGCCAATCAAAGAGATTATGACATCAAGTAACCTTATCACTGCAAAGGAAGGCATCACCTTAGAAGAAGCAAAGGAGATCATGAAAAAACACAAAATAGAAAAGCTCCCTATTGTTGATGATGATGGAAATCTAAAAGGTCTTATCACCATAAAAGACATTGAAAAGGCGGTAAAGTACCCAAATGCAGCAAAGGACAGCAAAGGCAGGCTTCTGTGTGCTGCTGCTGTAGGTGTATCAAAGGACACAGATGAGCGTGTTGATGCGCTTGTTAAAGCTCAGGTTGATGTGATTGTTGTTGACACAGCTCACGGGCATTCAAAAGGTGTAATTGAAACGGTAAAGAGGATAAAGTCAAGGTATCCGCACATTCAGGTTGTTGCGGGCAATATTGCAACGGCTGAGGCTGCCCGTGATTTGATTGAAGCTGGTGCTGACTGTGTGAAGGTTGGAATTGGGCCTGGGTCTATCTGTACAACAAGAGTTGTTGCAGGTATTGGTGTGCCGCAGATAACTGCCATAATGGATGTGGCTAAAGTTGCAAAAGAATATGGCATTCCTGTTATTGCTGATGGTGGAATTAGGTATTCGGGTGACATAACAAAGGCGCTGGCAGCTGGTGCTGATGTTGTCATGATAGGAAGTCTTTTTGCAGGATGTGAAGAGAGCCCTGGTGAGTGTGAAATTTACCAGGGACGAAGGTTTAAGGTTTACAGAGGCATGGGTTCGCTTTCTGCAATGAAAGCAGGAAGCAAGGATAGATATTTCCAGGAAGATGCTTCAAAACTTGTTCCTGAAGGGGTTGAGGGTAGAGTTCCATATAAAGGTCCGCTTGAAGACACTGTTTTCCAGCTCATTGGCGGTTTAAAGTCTGGTATGGGTTATTGCGGAGCAAGGACTATAAAAGAGCTTCAACAAAAGGCAAAGTTTGTCAAGATTACCCAGGCTGGTGTCAGAGAAAGCCATCCGCATGACATCTATATCACAAAAGAAGCACCAAACTATTCTGTTCATGTTGAGTAG